In a single window of the Canis lupus familiaris isolate Mischka breed German Shepherd chromosome 2, alternate assembly UU_Cfam_GSD_1.0, whole genome shotgun sequence genome:
- the PLA2G2E gene encoding group IIE secretory phospholipase A2 — MKPPPLLTFLCLLVAPAGGNLVQFGVMIERMTGKPALQYNDYGCYCGVGGSHWPVDPTDWCCHAHDCCYGRLEKLGCEPKLERYLFSASRHSIFCAGKTACQRQTCECDRKAALCFRHHLGTYNRNFVRYPNKLCSGPTPPC; from the exons atgAAGCCTCCCCCTCTCCTGACCTTCCTTTGCCTCCTGG tgGCCCCGGCTGGCGGGAACCTGGTGCAGTTTGGGGTGATGATCGAGCGGATGACGGGGAAGCCGGCGCTGCAGTACAACGACTACGGCTGCTACTGTGGCGTCGGGGGCTCCCACTGGCCCGTGGACCCCACCGACTG GTGTTGCCATGCCCACGACTGCTGCTACGGGCGTCTGGAGAAGCTGGGCTGCGAACCCAAGCTGGAAAGGTATCTCTTCTCCGCCAGCAGGCACAGCATCTTCTGCG CCGGGAAAACCGCCTGCCAGCGTCAGACCTGCGAGTGTGACCGGAAGGCCGCCCTCTGCTTCCGCCACCACCTGGGCACCTACAACCGCAACTTCGTCCGTTACCCCAACAAGCTGTGCAGCGGCCCCACACCGCCCTGCTAG